The DNA window TGTAAAACTGACATTGTCATGTTATTTCTATAGTTTCCACGTGTGCATTGTGTTAGCAGCAGCTAACGTGTGCTGTCACTATTTCACTGTCCAGAGAGTCCAGGAACAGCAGCCTGCCTTCCTACATGCATCCACAGTAGAACAACACAGGATCGCTCACAAGCCGTGTCACAAAAGTGAGCCTGATTCATCACGTACCATAACGGGGAAGACGATGGCCAGGAAAGTGGATTTAAGGACCCAGAGTACGGCGAGACACATGATCTGGATCAGAGTGAACAGGTGTACTCTCCTCAGCGGGACATGGCGGAGGAAAGAATAGTCCGGCTGGTGCTTGGACGGCATCATGTACAACTTAATCCTGTCCCAGAACTGTGGGGGACAATGAGAAAACTTTTACTACACAGCTAATATATGAATGATTAATCCCAACTTGTTATTAGGGGACATAATAACCCTGTAGCCGACTGAATTCATCTGTGTAACTATTGGTCTTTCTTTGTTATCAGCACCAGTAAAGACAGTGCAGtgctatttatatatttaaccCACAAGTGgacatttcctgtttctccatttcatttattttgcactCTTACACTTATTAACACATCCTGCTGTTGCTCTATCCTCCTGTTTGTTTGAGTCTGTTGTCTCTGCGTCTGTGTGGACACTACGGATCATGTCTCTCTGCCCACTTTATTGTTTGCTTGGCAGCTCTAAATAAGCCCCCACCCCCGTCAGGAATGCAATAAGTGAGATGTCCAACCACACTAACTCAGTGTATTATGATAAATGGCATCAACAGCGGACACATCGTCTCGTACCTGGATTCCACTGAGGGAGGCTACACCCATGTAAAGAAAGACACCATACAGCACAGGCATGGGGATGAACTAGGaacaacagagacagataaCATGTAATGTATCTCACTGACGTATTAGCTTTGGAtgcacatgtaaaaacatttttgcacacAACAAGGACGCTGGCCTCCATCACTATTTCGGTTTTTCTATTGCTTTAagacaataaaatgtgaatctATCCTTTAAGTTAATCTATCCTTTAAGTTCAGAGAGGAAGTGGGTAATGTGATTGGTGACCACTCGTGTGTTGTCCATGTATTGTTCATGCTGGAAAAAAACTAGAACAATAACATTTGATACTAACGGTGGGCCCTTCCTACCTTTAGTATTGGTGCGAGGAAGATGGACACTCCAGTGAGAACGAACACCAAAATGCCCGTCACTCTTTGTTCTCTGAAAATTAGACATTGGTGAAACATACATGAAAGTATTCAGACAATTTCACAAAGCTTCTCACGATTTCAACTACAAAGGGCTGTGAAGAGTGGCTGTGTCTTCCTATGACACATCTAGTGGCAGCCTGAAGGCATTATCTCCCAGTTTAGagtcctctttttatttttgtcttccatctttctttattttacagtggaCCAACCTGACCCCGAGGAACTGCGGCTGCTCTCCGGGAGCGCTCGACTCACTCTCCATCTTCAGAGAGTCGATGTGGGCGATGGAGATGACGGTGGCGGCGACGTACCAGGGCAGGCCAATGAAGGAGCAGGCGGCCATCAGGATGCCAACCCAGAGCAGGTCTAGATGGTAGCCACAGCCTTTCTGCCAGGGAAACCAAACACAGATCTTATGTGTTATAATAAGACCTGCAATAATATAATTAGTTAATAACAGTATCAGCCAGAAATATCTCTTCAGCAGTATGCAACATGCAGCATGGTAGCAGCTCACCTACCTTAAGTTTGTTCTCCTTGCGGTTAACAATCACAGCACTGATCTGCTGGTCCATGAAGATGAGGATGGTGACCAGGAGGGCAGGGACGGAGCTGGCCAAGTATATCCACCACGGGTTCTTACCAAAAGGCATTACCAGCCAGCCACGGTCAGGTCGGGTTGGCTAGTAGAAGATGAGAGCCCAGTAGAATGCAAATCTTTATCATCTTTACAAAAACTAGATCTGCAAACTGATGTCAAGAAATGGCCCCTAGGTACCTTATTTGCTTCTCTATGTGCAGTCTGTAACATTGTAAGTGCAGCTCTGAATTAAACTCTAATCAGAAAAGGAGTTTCTGTACCTTAAATTCTGTTGGGACAATTAGCTTGGGGGTATCGAGTCCTATCAGCATATCGAGCCCCACAAACGTCATTATGGACATGAAGATAGAGAAGTCACTGATGAGTTTCCTCAgctgccagagagagagagaaataaaaatgatctcACTACTGAgatcagacacagacagacaggtgtgaGCAGCAGAGCATGTTTGGTCAGAAGCACAGGTGGTAGTATGAAAACTCAGACTTACAGTGAagtgtagcacacacacacattgtaaaCGTAGTGAGTATAAGCCATTTCTGGTACGGTGAATGACACGTTGTGCTCATTAGTTGCTTAGAAAGTCATCACAGTAGCGCTGTGGAGCAGTGTTTCTACATTTCTAGATTCATTATTCCCACCAAtgcacacagcaacaacaggGTACCACAAAACTCTCAAATAACCTTTCCATGCATCAAACATGTAAGACATGGGATGTTGATGGTGAACATTTTTCCATTCTATAGATTCAATATAAGTTTGGTCAATCTGAAAACAGACATAGACATGCAGGTCGTCTCGTCACCTTGGTGGGGAAGTAGCGGCTGAACTTGAACTTCTTGAGGCTGATGGTCATGGAGTAGGTGCCGAAGAAGAGGATGAAAGACATGAGGGCCAGATCGGGGACGTAACTGCAGGACTTTCCCACCAGAGAACCACCGTACTTCAGACACACCTTCTTGCTCAGCTGGCTCCAGTCCAGAGCTGTCACATTCAACTGGGATGGTGGGCGCCGGCGgtgaggagacaggagagggtGATTGAATATAGAAGCATTTTGACAACGACATAAAGGGGATAACGTAAATGGTCGACGCAGATGTTTTAGTTCCAGTCCATAGAGGAGAGTTGGAGGTTGATGGGACAGATggtgagaaacaaacaaaggagtGATAGGGGAGAGCAAAGAGACTTCTTCGTCTGACACAGTGGATGCCCGGGTCAGCTGTAAACAAACCACTCTGCTGTTTGCCAGCAATGCAGCCGTTTGTCCTTCATTCAGCCTAAAGCACACAGAACTAAAGAATAGtcaaagaaatggaaatggaaagaaaacaagcacTTACCCCAGAGAGACCAGAGCTGTTATCTGGCATTGGAACTAACCCATTGAAGATGATTGTGGCCACTGTTTATGATTGACAGGGAGGTAATGAGACAGACAGCCAGGAGGtggtgaggaggaaaaacaaaatgggaaaggaaaaagaaatgcaaaacacGATGAGAATCCAGCTGCTGGACACCGCAGAGAGCACTCCGAGGTGCGTGCACAGAAACAAGGGGGGTACTCACTTGCAAGAGATGGCAGCCAAATAGTTAGTGCgtggcaaaaacaaacaagagacaAATCAGTTACAGGAATCAATGTCTGCAGAACTTAGCGCAAACCGCCGCCATCTTCAAACACCACTGACAGATTAGAGGATGTGGATGTACATTAGAATTTCATGAAATCATGGAAGTTCAACATTCTTGAATTAAGGATTTGTTAATGCTTTtgatatgacaaataaataaataaatacaactgatGTCTGGTTTCTAAACATTTCCTGTGTTGCATTTTCCTGTTACTTCTCAGTCAACATGCATGACAGGATCATATTCTGGTCAAATTAGGTTCAGCAGCGGCCACAAATACCAACAATCACACTTTTGGAAAACCAATTACTTTTTGGGGAGATTTACTTCCCCAGTCATTCTCCCAGACCCAGATACGACCTAAGGCTGGACGTTCAATCGACAGCACGCAGTTGACGTTTAACAgccttttacatttatttttatttattcatgttttgttttgttagtttttttttttcaaaatgaccTTAGCATGGAGCTAACTACTTTCAAAGCTCGCACACTACAGCATGAGATcctgaaaaacactgataaaaagcCGGAGGGCAGACAGTGATAATGGAGAATCAGAAAAAAGATGATCTGAGTTTTGTCTGAACTGgtttaaagaaaatcaataaataaaccGTGTGCAGTTGTGAAGGATTACCTACCACAGGAACCAAATGTCTCCAGTTGATTTCAGAGCAAAGTCAAAAGACAGGAATGAATCCATAAGCACCTTATTCATTGGAAATGGTTTGTAATAACGTGAACTTAACATTAGAATTTCATCTGCAAACATGAGGACACGACCCTCCACTAATGAGAACTGGATAATTTTCTGAAAGAAACCTTCTACCCAGTAAAGgcaaactgaaaacatcagtCTAGTGAACCCAATAAGAGCTGCATGGTCACCTCGGAAATTACAGCTTGACCCGTTAGTGTGAAAGACCttttcaattttaaaagaaCTACCTGGTAACTTGGCCATATAACAATACTAATTGTAATGACAGCGTTACAAttactgtaaagaaaaatgtaatcttAAATGTATCttaaatgattaaacattttaaaaatgtacaaaatgagtTGTTTTCTCAGGAAAACgtctgttttatctgtgaaatattgttttaatcgTGCACAAAGTTCCACGTTATTTTCATAACATTTCAAACCTTCAAACCAATTGGTTGAAATATAAAGTGGGCAAATTAACAGGTTTTCTTATAGGTTATGTAACTGATCTCAAATTGATTTCACTGAACAGTTCCTGGGTAATTATTAGGTCATTAGTGAGCTGTCATCTACTAGGTTAAGGATTCACACCATAGCCACACTGGCTCCCGGTGGTGTGACCCTTCTGAGTTAAGCGGTGAACTCACTCGGGTCTGGGGCCACGCACTCGCACTTGTAGGTAGTGATGTAGTCGGGCTTGAAGTTGGTGTCGATGGGGTAGTAGCTGAAAGCACCCATCATCTTCTTGATGGCATCAGAGATGAAAATGAAGGAGATGAGGCTGGAAAAGCCCTCTTCAGTGAAGCGGGTCATGTACTTGATGATGTAACTGGCGTCAGTGGCTACCAGGATGAGACACTGCAGGCAGGCGTGGATGCCGACCCACAGACGCAGCTCCATGTAATCTATGTTGTTGTTCCTTAAGGAGGGAGGTGCGGGACAAGGATGGTGGACATAGACAAAAGATGTTCATTTAACTCTTACACTTACTTACAAAACTGCATTTATGACGTTCTTAAATGTATTCCCAGAATACTTCCCAGTATACAAATGATTGAGGCCTTAGCTTGCACAGTGGTAAAAACTAGTCTTTGCCATATAGAACAGTAATACTATGTAGTAAATGTCTAAGATAAACCAAGTAGGACAGGATATTAATAACCGACCAGAGCCACTACTGTATGACCaaccagtcacacacacttaaagCAATATAGGCAACTTTTGGGCATCAAGGTAGCAGCAGTATGACAGTTAAAATCCACCCAGGGTGTTGAATACTGACGCTGCGTGATAACCTTACATGTGTGGTCAAAAGCTGTGAAAGGTACGCTGCCACGTCAGTATATGACTCACAGGGTTTGAATTTCTCTGATTTGTTAGAATGATGAAGAATCGAGAACCAAACTAGTGCATATAAAGTCAGCACagatgatatatatatatatattttttttttttgttttgttttttttttttttttttgtaatcttAAAAGTGCCTTAAAGATCAGAACTTCAAACACAGACCTTTGTGACTGTGGTTCCAGGAGGAAATAAAAGCTTGAACGTGGTTAAACATAGATTTAAGGAGGTGCTGCTCATGTGGCATTTTAAAGTCCGACTCTTCACTGTGAACAGATTTGAATGTAAATCAACAGAATTTTGGGAAGAGGTCAAGGTCAGAGAAAAAGCTTCGCTTGCCTTATAATGGCATTAACAATTAATGCTCTAGTCGTTATTAAAGAACCTGTCCGCAGCATTTTCACTATATAACTCCACTGCAGGATCATTTGGCTCTGAGAAGGCTCACTTGCTGAATTCATAAAGGAGCTTTTCAAAGATGAGGATGGGTCCAGTGGAGCTGAGGATGATGAGGGGCTGACCGCcgaagagacagaagacagagccaGCCAGAGCCGTACCCAGAAAACTCTCCATCACTCCCTGTTtgagggggaggagggaagagagtcagagagagaatGTATTATCATGCACAGAATatgagaggaagaggggagttCACAGAGTGTGTTGGTGGGAAAAGGAAATGCAGCTGCAGACAAAGGGCAGCAGGGACTGAATGACTGCCAGAATTTATCAGCAATGATTCCTGTCTGGGTTTATGAGCACGTACACATCTGCGTTGGCAAAGGATCAATACACTAATATAACTAGGTAGACCTGCTCTGTTGTAAAATACCTGGAGTGCAGCAGATCAGGACCagtaaaactgaattaatgatTATGCCGGAGAGCGACATGTTGGAATTAATAATCCGACTCagattaaactaaattaaacagaaaacaactgtgtcACTTGTACAACAACGAAGCTGAATGTGGGTAAAAGCTCATAATCCATCACATCGAACATGATAAATGCGACGCACAAATTACACTTGTACTTCCTGAATCAAGCACTGCTTGTGTTTATGTCAGGTGCACTGGACACAGCATCGCAGCCATGTTAAACGTGAATGTGGAACAGACAAGGAGCTTACGGTGCACGATGCACAGTGCTGTGTTGAgctgcaacacaacaaacacctgTTGTTGCTGCAAGGATGCTTAGTGAGATGATAAGATCAATAtccaccctgtgtgtgtgtgtgtgtgtgtgtgtgtgtaattggtTATAAAGGACACTGCAAACACATAGTACAGAATTACATCAATGGTTATGTGCAGTGCGTGTCCTAAAAAATGATGCCATGCTAGGGGTAGGAGATAGGAGATGGTAGGAGAAACCACGTCACAATGATTTCCACTTAATGATTAAACAATACACATCACACACTGCCTTTTAAGCCAAACAAGATCAGcgatcaaaaataaaatcacctaGTAGCTAAAACTGTATGTAAGAGGAATACTTCCTTCACAGAGGGATTCCTTGTCAACTGTCAACTGGCTCGGCATCGTGTGTTTCCACcatgcttgttgtgtttgtaggcCCACATGACATGCTTGCATTACAGTGTGTATGCAAATACATCATCATGCAGCTATATTGTCATTATGGTAATATGACATATTCTAATTACAGGGAGGAATAAGCGCAATATATCATGGACGACACAATAAGCGACAACCCTACACCTGGCACAACTAAACTGCCTTGAAAAACAGATTCGATCAGATCAGCACAGGGATAATCTGTGGTGACTGATGAGACAACGTGAGAAAACCAAAAGGCAAGATGAAGCTGACAAAGAAGACGTAAATATTGGCAGTGTGTTCTTTGgtcaaatgaaactgaaatacagtacaggcaaatgttatggttttctgcattaatttgtcataaaacatgatctgaagtcaagagtattaacaaatataatgtgcgtaaaataataacaaaagaaaatctgatctttcatgtctttagaacaacaataaaaacctcatagtgctagtgggaaaaagtatgtgaacccttggaataactggttgacccctttacagcaataaactcaaccgggcatttcaacattttgccagtactgctgtgcagtgtaaacgtgttctttggcaaacttcataagataagataagataagataagataagataagataagataagataagataagataagataagataagataagataagataagataagataagataagataagataagataagaaaacctttattagtcccacaatggggaaattgcatttatacaacagcttaaacactgtcagaaatatagtctgaccaaaggagacaaaagactaaactggcacagtccgagataaatagactatgaaacctgacagtataaacagttcagtaataaataaaatatatacatgtaagtacagtatatgtagcagtgtgagtatgtacagtatatggatatttCTGGAagcagtattgaaaatgtacattgtaaagttggttattgcacaggtgtaatatgagtatcagcagtgttcattgtacagtctgactgcagcagggagaaaagatctgcGTAATCTCTCCTTCACACAGCgagggtggatcagtctgtcactgaagctgctacccagagcagacagggcgtcctgcagtgggtgagactcgtggtccagcatggatgtcagttttgccaggatccttctctcacccacctctcgcactgagtccaagggacagcccaggacagagctggacttcttgattactttgtccagcttcttcctctccctctctgtgatgctgctgctccagcaggccacaccgtacaggatggctgatgccactacagagtcatagAAGGTCTTCAGGAGTGCTCCCTTCActccaaaagacctcagtctcctcaggagGTACAACCTGCTCTGACCCTTCCTGAACAGTGCATCCGTGTTATGAGTCCAGTctagtttattgtttaggtgAACACCCAGATACTTATAGGAGTCCACTCTCTCAATATCTGTTCCCTGTATGTTCACCAGTGAGGGGACAGCAGGCTGCCGTCGGCGaaaatccaccaccatctctttggttttcttcgCATTGATCAGAAGGTGGTTTTGCCGACACCAGGCCACAAAGTTCTGCGTAAGTCCTCTGTACTAATAAGCAGCAGTTTCCTTCATGGTGCTCTGTCTTaaacaccctgctagttcaatgttttacctactgtagactcatgaacacagatgttaaccagttccaatgatgccttcatatctttagctgtcactcggattgtttctttacctcattcgatgagtgtttgttgtgctcttaaggtcattttgactggccacccacttcttggtagagtagtcacattcccaaagtgtctccatttgtagattgtttgtctaactgtagactggtgaatttctaaagtcattaaaatcactttgtgaccctttccagcttcatgtaaatcatcagttcttgatcatagatcctttgaaagctccttttgttGAGGTATGtctcacataagcgtattcttcttgtgcaaagcaaactcaaaaagttagagtggtcaaagtagctctagtccacaacCTCCAAATCATTTTCTTGCAGGTTTACTTAATGCCTGACTCCAGCTTTTTTGAGGACATTATTCATACTTTCTCCTCTAGCACCATGaggttttttttctggttgtcatgaaagatctgattttttaaaattattttagggacattatatttgttaatacttttgacttagatgaaagTTAGATGAAagtttgtcacattttatgacaaattaatgcagaaaaccttgaaAATCCAAAAGGTCCACCTACTTTTTCTTGCAGTAAATCAGTTTGGATCAGATAGGGATTCAGATCAGATGTTTGCTGTGAGCAGTGTCTGCACAGTGCCAAGCTGAAGTGATGGGAGTGTGCTGGTAAGGACCAAACACGATTGAAAAATGTTTACAGGAGATTAAATTGTTAATACATTATGAATACATGTTTGCCAACCCTAAAATACAGAATGAAAAGATGACTCCTGGTCAAGAGGCTCAGCAGAAGAGGAAACATGACAGtgaccccaaacacactgctgcacacaaaGGATTTCTTGGCAGTGCAAATGTGTCCCCTGAATTCAAGATGTctgaagtattttaaaatgaaaaggagaGTGAGGGCTCGAACATGGACTGAATTAAATGGATGGGATTTGTGGTGTCACTGGTCAGGAAGTCAAGTTAGAGACAGAGGTCGACGGCTGCATGCGCTGACTAATATCAAGTGTTAACCTTGTTCTGTTCCCTGTTGGAAGCTCTGTGTTCTGTACCTGGTAATTGTCAGTAGCGTCTCCCAGCAGGCCACCGAAAGTGATGGCGTTGGTGATGCACCCCAGGTAGATGAAGAGCACAGCGGAGATGGACTGAATGTGGAAACCCTCGTAGAAATCACTGGGCAGCCATGGCAGTTTCCGCTTTATGTCCAGGTACAGGCCGCCACAGAAGCTattgtacacatgcacacacagcagtctGGATGCTTTCCATGAGCAGGTGGACGACTCTTAGTGACGTAACGTGGCATCTTGATACACATGCaagctactactactactcaaCTTGTGCTACAACTAAGATATTAGAATCATCATGACCTCTGAGTTATTCACGattaatgaattcattaataGTTTTAGGCACAGCTGAAACTGACAGTTCAAAACTGCCCATTTGGTCAAAAATTAGTCTTTAGTATTCTCAGCTTAAGTGTTCGTTAGAGAGCATCTGCATCTTTTGAAACTGTACCAAGACAATTTTCCCCCTTTGCCAAATTTGGATTAATTTATGTTCAGATTTTCTCCCCATATGCCAGAGTGGAGTTAAGCCCGATCCAAACCTCTCCGCAGTGTGCCACATGGTCTGGACTACCTACCGTCCAGTGAATGCCAGCTCCTCTCCGAGCTCGTGTTGCACCGGCATCTCCTCGTCCTCAGCTAggcctcctgctcctcctcctccacctcctccagctgtACCATTCATCTGCCCCAGTTCGTTCAAGGAAAACACAGACTTCCTGCAAAAAACATACACACGGCACAGATGGAACCAAATACGGAACGTATGAATGcattcatttatgtttattgtgCCGTTTCAGAGGCTTTTCAACCCCGAATGTATGGCAGATGCTTGCTGACATGGAGGTAAGATTTCACACTGCAACTGAGATATCATTTTTGGGAGTATATGCAGAAAACAGTTTGCTATCAAGCCTTGGTTCAGATTCACTGTACcacaaaaaagaagcagagtgaGTCACGTGCATTTCTCCAACCTTTTGTCAGCCGAGGTGACTTTCTTGGGCGGCTCAATGCGGATTTTGGGATCCCATTCTCCAGGTGGAAGCACAATAACCTCATCTAAAAACTCATCTATGCCTGCGATAAGGTCTTCCCGATCCCTGGCCTTGTAGGCTACATCACTGAAGAGCTGGGAGAGGcagacagatgaagagagagaggatttcACCAGTTCAGTTGGTCTGAGTCATGGTAACAGTGATCAGTACTGCATGTACTGCTCTAATAACTCTTTTCTATTCTCCTTCATGGCCTCCAGAGACTT is part of the Anabas testudineus chromosome 9, fAnaTes1.2, whole genome shotgun sequence genome and encodes:
- the slc4a5a gene encoding LOW QUALITY PROTEIN: electrogenic sodium bicarbonate cotransporter 4 (The sequence of the model RefSeq protein was modified relative to this genomic sequence to represent the inferred CDS: substituted 1 base at 1 genomic stop codon); translated protein: MDTLQREGDELEWRESARWVKFEEKVEEGGERWSKPHVSTLSLHSLFELRTCLQTGTVLLDLEGYSLPQIVDDIIERQIEEGMISPDLREKISFVLLRKHRHQTKKPIHRSLADIGKSSSTTNRNVATRGGPGPGPGLGPLANFNRSTEDLRIKQQSANYGRLRECHAQSRSMNDIADTPSTDQLKNKFMKKIPRDAEASNVLVGEVDFLNKPFVAFVRLAQATTLGGLTEVPVPTRFLFILLGPQGKAKSYNEIGRAIATLMVDDLFSDVAYKARDREDLIAGIDEFLDEVIVLPPGEWDPKIRIEPPKKVTSADKRKSVFSLNELGQMNGTAGGGGGGGAGGLAEDEEMPVQHELGEELAFTGRFCGGLYLDIKRKLPWLPSDFYEGFHIQSISAVLFIYLGCITNAITFGGLLGDATDNYQGVMESFLGTALAGSVFCLFGGQPLIILSSTGPILIFEKLLYEFSKNNNIDYMELRLWVGIHACLQCLILVATDASYIIKYMTRFTEEGFSSLISFIFISDAIKKMMGAFSYYPIDTNFKPDYITTYKCECVAPDPSEFTAXLRRLNVTALDWSQLSKKVCLKYGGSLVGKSCSYVPDLALMSFILFFGTYSMTISLKKFKFSRYFPTKLRKLISDFSIFMSIMTFVGLDMLIGLDTPKLIVPTEFKPTRPDRGWLVMPFGKNPWWIYLASSVPALLVTILIFMDQQISAVIVNRKENKLKKGCGYHLDLLWVGILMAACSFIGLPWYVAATVISIAHIDSLKMESESSAPGEQPQFLGVREQRVTGILVFVLTGVSIFLAPILKFIPMPVLYGVFLYMGVASLSGIQFWDRIKLYMMPSKHQPDYSFLRHVPLRRVHLFTLIQIMCLAVLWVLKSTFLAIVFPVMILGLMVVRKMLDMVFSQHDLAWLDDLLPEKEKKKKDDDKKKGKEKDKEKRKPKSDDSEEEYHAYSNHSPSSESDLDRSITLHLKISCPSSPAIPMTRGMACPVPQVKIEMESDYDSDIDPHQPRDMSSETTL